The proteins below are encoded in one region of Clostridium pasteurianum DSM 525 = ATCC 6013:
- a CDS encoding desulfoferrodoxin: MTELKQVYKCPICGNIVEVVSKAGGTLVCCGKPMELITENTQDAALEKHVPVVEQKGEEVFVKVGEVEHPMIDTHYIQWIEVITENKLYRKYLKPGDKPEATFKIDEAIVSVREYCNIHGLWKK, translated from the coding sequence ATGACTGAATTAAAACAAGTATACAAATGTCCTATATGTGGAAATATCGTAGAGGTTGTTAGCAAAGCAGGTGGAACTTTAGTCTGTTGTGGAAAACCTATGGAGTTAATTACTGAAAATACTCAGGACGCAGCACTGGAAAAACATGTTCCTGTAGTTGAGCAAAAGGGTGAAGAGGTGTTTGTAAAAGTTGGAGAAGTTGAACATCCAATGATTGATACTCATTATATTCAATGGATTGAAGTAATTACTGAAAATAAACTATATAGAAAGTATCTAAAACCAGGAGATAAACCAGAAGCAACCTTTAAAATCGATGAAGCTATAGTATCAGTAAGAGAATATTGTAATATTCACGGTCTATGGAAAAAATAG
- the trpS gene encoding tryptophan--tRNA ligase, with translation MVENLQQNKKVIFSGIQPSGELTLGNYLGALKNWVKLQHEYECYFCVVDLHAITVRQEPKDLRRRTLEVMAIYIAAGIDSEKSTIFIQSHVPQHTELAWLLNCYSYVGELNRMTQFKDKSSKYGTSVSAGLLNYPVLMAADILLYQTDLVPVGIDQKQHLELTRDLAERFNNTYSPTFKIPEPYIPKKGAKIMSLQEPEKKMSKSSDNPNSFILIMDPPEIIRKKISRAVTDSIGIVKYSDNQPGVKNLMTILNTLTGKSIESIEKKYEGQGYAKFKEDVAEAIVNELKPIQDKVQNILNDKTYLESIYKAGANKASYIANKTLRKTQKKIGFIPVSK, from the coding sequence ATGGTAGAAAATTTACAACAAAATAAAAAAGTTATATTTAGTGGAATTCAGCCTTCAGGAGAATTAACTTTAGGAAATTATTTAGGAGCTTTAAAAAATTGGGTTAAGCTTCAGCATGAATATGAATGCTATTTTTGTGTAGTAGATCTCCATGCTATAACTGTAAGACAGGAACCAAAGGATTTAAGAAGAAGAACACTGGAAGTTATGGCAATTTACATAGCAGCTGGAATAGATTCTGAGAAAAGTACAATTTTTATTCAATCCCATGTACCTCAACATACTGAATTAGCTTGGCTTTTAAATTGCTACAGTTATGTAGGCGAACTTAATAGAATGACTCAGTTCAAAGATAAATCCAGTAAGTATGGTACTAGTGTTTCAGCAGGGCTTTTAAATTACCCAGTGTTAATGGCAGCAGATATATTATTATATCAGACAGATCTTGTACCTGTAGGGATAGATCAAAAACAGCATTTAGAATTGACAAGAGATTTGGCAGAAAGATTTAATAACACTTATAGTCCCACATTTAAGATTCCAGAACCTTATATACCGAAAAAAGGTGCAAAGATAATGAGTCTTCAAGAACCAGAAAAAAAGATGTCTAAGTCCTCTGACAACCCTAATAGTTTTATTTTAATTATGGACCCTCCTGAAATTATAAGAAAGAAAATTTCAAGAGCTGTTACTGATAGTATAGGGATAGTAAAGTATAGTGATAATCAGCCAGGAGTTAAAAATCTTATGACTATATTAAATACATTGACAGGTAAAAGTATAGAATCTATAGAAAAGAAATATGAAGGTCAAGGTTATGCTAAATTTAAGGAGGATGTAGCAGAAGCTATTGTAAATGAACTCAAACCTATTCAAGATAAAGTTCAAAATATTTTAAATGATAAAACTTATCTTGAATCAATCTATAAAGCTGGAGCCAACAAGGCAAGTTACATAGCCAATAAGACTCTAAGAAAAACTCAGAAGAAGATTGGTTTTATACCTGTATCTAAATAA
- a CDS encoding sensor histidine kinase, whose product MCGYITSNISKITNKKIQTTKSTIKDIKTVYECYNLLPQPILITKKDIIIYANSEIYSILGIKHSKSVIGKSIFKLIYFIDSSDEDKYMKELKEYCKNRFNCKIKCNNNGFLNIYLNVNITTIDSVIYNFITIENKSKIQPPSTETDVGKELYKKLINISPDAICLHDGDNFCFSTDALVNMLKYNNQLDIIGKNIFDILPSEYHYSFAHKMEQVTSSDEILPESQYKFITKENNLIDVECKSARLFYNGKYLIITSIRDITEKNKLKELNLKAEENKKLLEKAIEYDRLKTEFFSNISHELRTPLNILLSSLQVLNLYLNKKPCDIKSSQKYTNIMKQNCFRLLRLINNLLDITKIDSGFYQLNLYNHDIVSIVEDITLSVADYLKDKKINIIFDTDIEEKIIACDEEKIERIILNLLSNSIKFTDANGTININIYDGKDSIKICVKDDGIGIPKEKLDTIFNRFIQVDKSLTRNNKGTGIGLALVKSLVELHNGKIYVQSEYGKGTEFTILLPNTIKNNCNLYDSSQKNCPQNGKIEKMDIEFSDIYF is encoded by the coding sequence ATGTGTGGATATATAACTTCAAACATTAGTAAAATTACTAACAAAAAGATTCAAACCACAAAATCAACAATTAAAGATATAAAAACAGTTTATGAATGTTATAACCTATTACCTCAACCTATTCTAATAACTAAAAAAGATATTATCATTTATGCAAACTCTGAAATTTATAGTATATTAGGTATTAAACATAGTAAATCTGTTATAGGTAAATCAATTTTCAAATTAATATACTTTATTGATAGCTCCGATGAGGACAAGTATATGAAAGAATTAAAAGAATATTGTAAAAATAGATTTAATTGCAAAATAAAATGTAACAACAATGGCTTTTTAAATATATATTTAAACGTAAACATAACAACTATTGATTCAGTAATTTATAATTTTATTACAATAGAAAATAAATCAAAAATACAACCTCCCTCAACGGAAACTGATGTGGGTAAAGAATTATATAAAAAATTAATAAATATTTCTCCAGATGCAATTTGCCTTCATGATGGAGATAATTTTTGTTTTTCTACTGATGCATTAGTAAATATGTTAAAATATAATAATCAGTTAGATATTATAGGGAAAAACATATTTGATATATTACCTTCTGAATATCATTATTCCTTTGCTCATAAAATGGAACAAGTTACAAGTTCAGATGAAATACTTCCAGAATCACAATATAAATTTATAACAAAGGAAAATAATTTAATTGACGTGGAATGTAAATCTGCAAGACTTTTTTACAATGGTAAATATTTAATTATAACTTCTATAAGAGACATAACAGAGAAAAACAAACTTAAAGAACTAAATTTAAAGGCAGAGGAAAATAAAAAATTATTGGAAAAGGCCATCGAATACGATCGATTGAAAACTGAATTTTTTTCCAATATATCTCACGAACTTAGAACACCTTTAAATATTCTTTTAAGTTCTCTGCAGGTATTAAATTTATACTTAAATAAGAAACCTTGTGATATAAAATCTTCTCAAAAATACACTAATATTATGAAACAAAACTGTTTTAGATTATTAAGGCTGATAAATAATCTTTTAGATATAACTAAAATAGATTCTGGTTTTTATCAATTAAACCTCTATAATCATGATATTGTAAGTATAGTAGAAGATATAACTCTTTCTGTTGCAGATTACTTAAAAGATAAAAAAATCAATATAATTTTTGATACTGATATTGAAGAGAAAATAATTGCCTGCGATGAAGAAAAAATAGAAAGAATAATACTAAATCTTCTTTCTAATTCTATAAAATTTACAGATGCTAATGGAACTATAAACATAAATATTTATGATGGCAAAGATTCCATAAAAATATGTGTAAAAGATGATGGTATAGGCATACCTAAAGAAAAGCTGGATACTATTTTTAATAGATTTATTCAAGTAGACAAATCACTTACAAGAAATAATAAAGGTACCGGTATAGGTTTAGCTCTAGTTAAATCCCTAGTAGAACTGCATAATGGAAAAATCTACGTACAAAGTGAATATGGAAAAGGAACCGAATTTACAATTTTACTACCTAATACTATAAAAAACAATTGCAATTTATATGACTCAAGCCAAAAAAATTGTCCTCAAAACGGCAAAATAGAAAAAATGGATATAGAATTTTCAGATATCTATTTTTAA
- the yidA gene encoding sugar-phosphatase codes for MYKLIALDMDGTLLKDNKTISKENFDALKKARENNIKIVLATGRPIKGIEKYLKELDLIGEDEYAVTFNGAMVKTTKGDHIVAQTVMTLEDLDYLYKLSKKLEVNIHAHTNEECITPKPSKYSILEADLNSIPLTQVDFDNIDKNTIIVKIMFIDEPEILDRVIQALPKDLYEKYTILRSTPYFLEFLNKESNKGTGVKLLSEKLGIKREEIICAGDADNDKHMIEYAGLGVAMANADDDVKKIANFVTKSNEDNGIAYVINKFVFDK; via the coding sequence ATGTACAAGCTTATAGCACTGGATATGGATGGAACATTATTAAAAGACAATAAAACAATATCAAAAGAAAATTTTGATGCTCTAAAAAAAGCTCGTGAAAATAATATAAAAATAGTATTAGCCACAGGCAGACCAATCAAAGGAATTGAGAAATATCTTAAGGAACTTGATCTAATAGGTGAAGATGAGTATGCCGTTACTTTTAATGGTGCCATGGTTAAAACTACTAAAGGAGATCACATAGTTGCACAAACAGTTATGACCTTAGAAGATTTAGATTATCTTTATAAACTCAGCAAAAAATTAGAGGTAAATATACATGCTCATACCAATGAGGAATGTATTACCCCAAAGCCAAGTAAATACAGCATACTAGAAGCTGATCTCAATTCAATTCCATTAACCCAAGTGGATTTTGATAATATTGATAAAAACACAATAATAGTTAAAATAATGTTTATTGATGAACCAGAAATTCTAGATAGAGTGATACAAGCTTTACCAAAGGATTTATATGAAAAATATACTATACTTAGAAGTACTCCTTATTTTCTAGAATTTTTAAATAAAGAATCCAATAAAGGCACTGGAGTAAAATTACTAAGTGAAAAACTTGGAATAAAAAGAGAAGAAATTATATGTGCAGGTGATGCAGACAACGACAAGCACATGATTGAATATGCCGGATTAGGTGTTGCTATGGCCAATGCCGACGATGATGTAAAGAAAATAGCTAATTTTGTTACTAAATCCAATGAAGATAACGGTATAGCCTATGTAATAAATAAATTCGTATTCGATAAATAA
- a CDS encoding hemerythrin domain-containing protein: MFYINNLERQHLGIVDEMNKIENYIKEKDFNKNIKYITKSINLLSGKLKVHLQSEDKFLYPYLIKNGDTNMKNLAKKYINDMGNISERFQKYKDKFNTENKFKASIDKFVVETNDIFKLLKNRLNSEDEKLYPLIK; the protein is encoded by the coding sequence ATGTTTTATATTAATAATTTAGAAAGACAGCATTTAGGTATAGTTGATGAAATGAATAAAATAGAGAATTATATAAAAGAAAAAGATTTTAATAAGAATATAAAATATATAACTAAATCTATAAATCTACTTTCAGGAAAATTAAAAGTACATCTGCAGTCAGAAGATAAATTTTTATATCCCTATCTTATAAAGAATGGAGATACAAATATGAAAAATTTGGCCAAGAAATATATAAATGATATGGGAAACATAAGTGAAAGGTTTCAAAAATATAAAGATAAATTCAATACAGAAAACAAGTTTAAAGCCTCTATAGATAAATTTGTTGTAGAGACAAATGACATATTTAAATTATTAAAAAACAGATTAAATAGTGAGGATGAAAAATTATATCCTTTAATAAAGTAG